One genomic region from Chlamydia poikilotherma encodes:
- a CDS encoding SDR family oxidoreductase yields MYRFTKLIRRTAILLTLFSSYALATTKENGSFIVITGASGQLGSAITHYLHDRDYYLLLVGRQKSKLSALHEQNPNSSTLAIDYSLPGYLTDYKKTLKDLNRPVHGLIISTPRPLWGGILQSPESWEAILRTTFIAQTALIQATLPYMAPQSSIVIIGGTTSVQLIPSYGLSCVIRRMWTTYTKALAHELGPKGIRANVVSPGVVRTPFHQERIREKARVNHFSYVEEYNKETESIPLRRFCETEELATTIEFLLSSSSSFISGTNLILDGGCTTSFR; encoded by the coding sequence ATGTATAGATTCACCAAATTAATTCGCCGCACCGCAATCCTCCTAACTCTGTTTTCTTCCTACGCATTAGCAACAACAAAGGAAAATGGGTCATTTATTGTAATCACAGGAGCTTCAGGTCAATTAGGATCAGCAATCACACATTACCTACACGATCGAGATTATTATCTATTGCTTGTAGGAAGACAAAAGAGCAAACTGTCTGCCCTACACGAGCAAAATCCCAACTCCTCAACTCTAGCCATAGACTACTCTCTACCGGGATATCTCACCGATTATAAAAAAACACTTAAAGACTTAAATCGTCCTGTTCACGGGCTCATCATTTCTACCCCACGTCCTCTTTGGGGCGGTATACTACAATCTCCAGAATCTTGGGAAGCTATACTGAGAACAACCTTTATAGCACAGACAGCTTTGATTCAAGCCACTCTTCCTTACATGGCTCCCCAAAGTTCTATTGTTATTATAGGGGGAACCACATCAGTACAACTAATTCCTTCCTACGGTCTTTCCTGTGTTATTCGTCGTATGTGGACAACATATACAAAAGCACTGGCGCACGAACTAGGACCAAAAGGAATTCGCGCGAACGTTGTTTCTCCAGGAGTCGTACGCACTCCATTCCACCAAGAAAGGATCCGAGAAAAAGCAAGGGTAAATCACTTTAGTTATGTAGAAGAATATAATAAAGAGACCGAGTCCATACCTTTACGACGTTTTTGTGAAACTGAGGAACTAGCAACAACCATAGAATTCCTTTTATCCTCATCATCATCCTTCATTTCAGGAACCAATTTAATTCTTGACGGAGGATGTACAACTTCTTTCCGCTAG
- the bioB gene encoding biotin synthase BioB produces the protein MDECPEQWSLEAIKEVYDTPVFELIHRANAILRSNFPHSELQTCYLVSIKTGGCTEDCAYCAQSSRYQTNVKPEPMMKITEVMDRAKHAVDSGATRVCLGAAWREVKDNHQFDRTLEMIKGITNMGAEVCCALGMLTASQAKKLYEAGLHAYNHNLDSSEGFYKTIITTRKYEDRLKTLDVVEKSGIRTCCGGIVGMGETSDDRIGLLHTLACRERMPESVPVNVLWPIEGTPLQDQESISFWEILRTIATVRVIFPHSMVRLAAGRAFLSVEQQTLCFIAGANSIFYGEKLLTVDNNGINEDTEMLNLLGMRHRSAFSVKRGQSCQSATC, from the coding sequence ATGGATGAATGCCCTGAACAATGGTCACTAGAAGCTATTAAAGAAGTATACGACACGCCTGTTTTTGAATTAATTCATAGAGCGAATGCTATACTAAGAAGTAACTTCCCCCATTCAGAATTACAAACTTGTTATCTAGTTTCGATAAAAACAGGAGGTTGCACTGAGGATTGCGCCTATTGTGCACAATCTTCCCGCTACCAAACTAATGTTAAACCCGAACCAATGATGAAAATTACCGAGGTTATGGATCGAGCAAAACATGCTGTAGACTCCGGAGCCACACGTGTCTGCCTAGGCGCTGCTTGGAGAGAGGTAAAGGATAATCATCAATTTGACCGCACCTTAGAAATGATCAAGGGCATTACAAACATGGGAGCTGAGGTTTGTTGTGCTTTAGGAATGTTAACTGCTAGCCAAGCAAAAAAACTTTATGAGGCTGGTCTGCATGCCTATAATCATAATTTAGACTCTTCTGAAGGATTTTATAAAACTATCATTACTACAAGAAAATATGAAGATCGTTTGAAAACTTTAGATGTAGTTGAGAAATCTGGAATAAGGACGTGTTGCGGTGGGATTGTTGGTATGGGAGAAACTTCCGACGATCGTATTGGATTACTCCATACTTTAGCTTGTAGAGAGCGCATGCCAGAATCTGTGCCTGTAAATGTCCTCTGGCCTATAGAGGGAACGCCTCTTCAAGATCAAGAATCGATATCCTTTTGGGAAATATTACGCACAATAGCTACAGTACGTGTTATATTTCCTCATTCTATGGTACGCCTTGCTGCAGGACGTGCTTTCCTATCCGTAGAACAGCAAACACTATGTTTTATCGCTGGAGCAAATTCTATTTTCTATGGAGAGAAACTCCTAACCGTAGATAACAACGGTATAAACGAAGATACCGAAATGCTGAATTTACTTGGAATGCGTCACCGTTCAGCATTCTCAGTGAAAAGAGGGCAGTCATGCCAATCTGCGACCTGCTAA
- the aroA gene encoding 3-phosphoshikimate 1-carboxyvinyltransferase, which translates to MLAYKISPSSISGNVCIPPSKSHTLRAIFWASVSHGTSIIDNALESPDSAVMIQACKQLGAKIHKRSSSLEITGTSNLRLPENTVINAGSSGIVFRFFTAIAAIFSEKITITGSSQLQRRPIAPLIKALENFGATFSYQGDLYTIPFSVSGPISSGYTEVLGDDSQYASALAMACSLAEGPFSFTIINPKERPWFKLTLWWLEQLAIPYAQSEDTYSFLGKARPKAFSYTVGGDFSSAAFLVAAALLSQSPHPTYLKNLNIDDVQGDKKLFFLLQKLGANIIFENNTVIVFPSTLSGGDIDMDPFIDALPILAVICCFATSPSHLYNARGAKDKESDRIIAITQELQKMGACIQPCHDGLLINPSPLYGASMQSHNDHRIAMALSIAAMYASGDSIISDTECIKKTFPNFIQILNSLHTNIQEYYEPIFLRTTNSGQDLAGSSLC; encoded by the coding sequence ATGCTTGCTTATAAGATTTCTCCCTCCTCCATTTCTGGGAATGTTTGTATTCCCCCATCTAAGTCTCATACTCTACGAGCAATTTTTTGGGCTTCCGTATCTCATGGCACTTCAATAATAGATAATGCTTTAGAATCTCCTGACTCAGCAGTGATGATTCAAGCTTGTAAGCAACTTGGAGCAAAGATTCATAAAAGATCCTCATCTCTTGAGATTACAGGAACCTCCAATCTTAGATTGCCAGAAAATACAGTTATCAATGCAGGAAGTTCTGGGATTGTCTTTCGTTTTTTCACAGCAATTGCAGCTATATTCTCTGAAAAAATAACAATTACAGGATCTTCTCAATTACAAAGACGTCCCATAGCTCCATTAATCAAAGCCTTAGAAAATTTCGGAGCTACGTTTTCATATCAAGGAGATCTATACACAATCCCCTTCTCCGTTTCAGGACCTATTTCTTCAGGATATACTGAAGTCTTAGGAGACGATTCGCAATATGCCTCAGCCCTTGCAATGGCGTGCTCTTTAGCAGAAGGTCCTTTCTCCTTTACTATAATCAATCCTAAAGAACGCCCCTGGTTTAAATTGACCTTATGGTGGTTAGAACAATTAGCTATCCCCTATGCACAATCAGAGGATACCTATTCATTTCTAGGAAAAGCTCGCCCGAAAGCTTTTTCCTATACTGTTGGGGGTGATTTTAGTAGTGCAGCATTTCTTGTCGCTGCTGCACTACTTTCCCAATCCCCACATCCCACATACTTAAAAAATCTTAATATCGATGATGTCCAGGGGGATAAAAAATTATTCTTTCTCCTTCAAAAGCTGGGGGCAAACATTATTTTTGAAAACAATACGGTTATTGTTTTCCCCTCTACACTTTCTGGTGGGGATATAGATATGGATCCCTTTATTGATGCTCTTCCTATCCTCGCAGTTATCTGTTGCTTTGCTACCTCCCCTTCACATTTATATAATGCTCGAGGAGCTAAAGACAAAGAAAGTGATCGCATTATTGCTATTACCCAAGAACTTCAAAAAATGGGTGCATGTATTCAACCTTGTCATGATGGTTTACTCATCAATCCTAGTCCTCTATACGGAGCTTCTATGCAATCCCATAATGATCACAGAATAGCCATGGCATTATCTATAGCGGCGATGTATGCCTCTGGAGATAGTATTATCTCTGACACTGAATGTATAAAAAAAACTTTTCCAAATTTTATACAAATTTTAAATTCATTACACACAAACATTCAGGAATACTATGAACCTATTTTTCTGCGGACTACCAACAGTGGGCAAGACCTTGCTGGGTCGAGCCTTTGCTAA
- a CDS encoding shikimate kinase yields the protein MNLFFCGLPTVGKTLLGRAFANYLSISFFDIDDLIVSNYGNELYSSGCEIFQAVGDEVFASLEIEALRSLPLDNSVVALGGGTIMHQEACTIIKNRGILIYLSLPLVEIHKRLLKRGLPERLKRATNVEEILQQRIDHMQRVANYSFPLDDVDLLDEHSLLSACKSLNTLLNQ from the coding sequence ATGAACCTATTTTTCTGCGGACTACCAACAGTGGGCAAGACCTTGCTGGGTCGAGCCTTTGCTAATTATCTATCGATTTCTTTCTTCGATATCGATGATTTAATTGTAAGTAACTATGGCAACGAGCTATATTCCTCAGGGTGCGAGATATTTCAAGCTGTTGGAGACGAGGTGTTTGCATCTTTAGAAATAGAAGCCCTACGCTCTTTACCTCTAGATAATAGCGTCGTAGCTTTAGGTGGGGGCACAATCATGCATCAAGAAGCTTGTACTATAATTAAAAACAGGGGGATTTTGATTTATCTATCCCTTCCTCTTGTTGAAATTCATAAACGACTCTTGAAACGCGGTCTTCCTGAAAGATTAAAGCGAGCTACGAATGTAGAAGAAATTTTACAACAACGTATAGATCATATGCAACGTGTAGCGAATTATAGTTTTCCTTTAGATGATGTGGATCTCTTAGACGAGCATTCGTTGTTATCTGCTTGTAAATCTCTTAATACTTTACTAAATCAATGA
- the aroC gene encoding chorismate synthase has protein sequence MRNRFGSLFSLTTWGESHGPSIGVVIDGCPAGLLLKPEDFIPAMSRRSPGRPGTSPRKESDIVHILSGVYQGKTTGAPIALQIFNTDVKSAVYYKQDDRYRPGHGQFAYEKKYGIVDPLGGGRSSARETACRVAAGVIAAKILTHYDIYCLAFLSKIGKESIEEYPKFSKEFAQSIYNSPFLSPLDNDSIFQILTNLQNEEDSLGGIVSFITSPIHESLGEPVFNKVQGVLASALMSIPAAKGFEIGLGFASADRFGSEYIDPFIIENGNISMKSNNCGGSLGGITVGMPLNGRAAFKPTSSIRKPCFTVTKSGESTIYATEKESRNDPCVAIRAVSVVEAMVNLVLADLLLQQRCARL, from the coding sequence ATGAGAAATCGATTCGGTTCTTTATTTTCTCTAACCACATGGGGAGAATCTCACGGGCCCTCTATTGGGGTTGTTATTGACGGTTGTCCTGCAGGTTTATTGCTTAAGCCTGAAGATTTCATACCCGCAATGTCGCGTAGATCTCCGGGAAGACCTGGAACATCTCCTCGCAAAGAAAGCGATATCGTACATATTCTTTCTGGAGTATATCAAGGAAAGACAACGGGAGCACCTATTGCCCTCCAAATTTTCAATACCGATGTAAAAAGCGCTGTATACTATAAGCAAGATGATCGTTATCGTCCCGGTCATGGACAATTTGCTTATGAAAAAAAATATGGTATTGTAGATCCCTTAGGAGGAGGAAGATCATCTGCCCGGGAAACAGCGTGTCGCGTAGCTGCAGGGGTTATCGCAGCAAAGATTCTCACTCACTATGATATTTATTGTTTAGCCTTCTTATCCAAAATCGGAAAAGAATCTATTGAAGAATATCCAAAATTCTCTAAAGAATTTGCGCAAAGTATCTATAACTCTCCTTTTCTTTCTCCTCTCGATAATGATTCTATTTTCCAAATATTGACTAATCTACAAAATGAAGAAGACTCTTTAGGTGGAATAGTATCTTTTATCACTTCGCCTATTCATGAAAGTCTTGGCGAGCCAGTATTTAATAAAGTGCAGGGAGTTTTAGCCTCAGCACTTATGAGTATTCCCGCTGCTAAAGGATTTGAAATAGGCTTAGGATTTGCTTCTGCAGATAGGTTCGGATCAGAATATATTGATCCATTTATCATTGAGAATGGGAATATCTCTATGAAATCGAATAACTGTGGAGGCTCACTCGGAGGAATTACTGTGGGAATGCCTCTCAACGGACGCGCAGCATTTAAACCTACATCCTCAATTAGGAAACCCTGCTTCACAGTAACAAAATCTGGAGAATCAACTATTTATGCTACAGAAAAAGAAAGTCGCAATGATCCTTGTGTAGCTATAAGGGCTGTTAGTGTTGTAGAAGCAATGGTAAATCTTGTTCTTGCTGATTTATTACTACAACAACGGTGTGCTAGGCTATGA
- the aroB gene encoding 3-dehydroquinate synthase, whose protein sequence is MIENFISDPHNVKLVENFFNKKLFSSISTDFPIVIISDLHVAEEILPPILDFMDSLDYKVILLTFPPGEKNKTWEIFISLQNQLVDQDVSLGSTIIGIGGGIVLDMAGFLASTYCRGVQLFLIPTTMTAMIDASIGGKNGINLRGLKNRLGTFYPPKDVWICPEFLATLPRREWFHGISESIKHGCIADAYIWEFLHNYSDMLFSSREILNEFIKRNCMIKAAIVTKDPKDKNLRKILNFGHTIAHAIETLSKGYIPHGLAVSVGMMVEMKISLESGIMKNPYLIEQLYNLLKHFCLPTTFEELRSLIPQHLHNGFYNPENIIHTLGYDKKNLSKKALRMVMIEHLGRVAPYNGAYCATPKMDILYEVLKSECHVMCNN, encoded by the coding sequence ATGATAGAGAATTTTATCTCCGATCCGCATAACGTTAAACTCGTGGAAAATTTCTTTAACAAGAAGTTATTTTCTTCAATATCTACAGACTTTCCTATTGTAATTATTAGTGATCTCCATGTAGCAGAAGAAATTCTTCCTCCCATCTTAGATTTCATGGATTCTTTAGATTATAAGGTAATCCTACTAACATTCCCTCCTGGAGAGAAAAATAAAACATGGGAAATCTTTATTTCTCTACAAAATCAGCTTGTTGATCAAGATGTTTCTTTAGGATCTACAATCATCGGTATCGGTGGAGGTATAGTTTTAGACATGGCCGGATTCCTGGCTTCTACGTATTGTCGAGGAGTTCAGCTATTTTTGATTCCCACAACAATGACAGCAATGATTGATGCAAGTATTGGTGGAAAAAACGGAATCAATCTACGGGGATTAAAAAATCGTCTAGGAACTTTTTATCCTCCGAAAGATGTATGGATATGTCCTGAGTTCTTAGCGACATTACCAAGGAGAGAGTGGTTTCACGGAATTTCTGAATCCATAAAGCATGGATGTATTGCCGATGCATATATATGGGAGTTTTTGCATAACTATAGCGATATGCTCTTTTCTTCTCGGGAAATTCTGAATGAGTTTATTAAAAGAAACTGCATGATTAAAGCTGCTATCGTCACTAAAGATCCTAAAGATAAAAATCTAAGAAAAATACTCAATTTCGGTCATACGATTGCCCATGCAATAGAAACACTATCTAAAGGCTATATCCCTCATGGATTGGCAGTAAGTGTGGGAATGATGGTAGAAATGAAAATTTCTCTAGAATCAGGAATTATGAAAAATCCTTATCTTATCGAGCAGTTATATAACTTATTAAAACATTTCTGTTTGCCTACAACTTTTGAAGAACTACGATCTCTGATTCCACAACATCTTCATAACGGATTTTATAATCCGGAAAATATTATCCACACACTCGGTTATGATAAGAAAAATCTATCGAAAAAAGCCCTAAGAATGGTCATGATAGAACATTTAGGAAGAGTCGCTCCATATAATGGCGCCTACTGTGCAACACCAAAAATGGATATTCTTTATGAAGTTCTAAAAAGTGAATGCCATGTTATGTGCAACAATTAG
- a CDS encoding bifunctional 3-dehydroquinate dehydratase/shikimate dehydrogenase, producing the protein MLCATISGPSFSEAKQQLLHSLSLVDSIELRIDCLLSLSSDQLKHLVFLAKKPILTLKKHASLSESEWVERTMELAKLQPDYLDIDKDFPKEALRDIQNQYPNIKIILSYHSQTSEYVPNLYNDMLKQQADHYKIAITSTKSVDTLRYIQIKKHLPENTTLLCMGNEGIASRILSPVMKNAINYASAINAPKVAPGQLSIEDLLAYNYANLSSEASIYGLIGNPVDRSISHLSHNKLFSELNMKMSYIKILLTSQELKEFFSLTRNLPFRGLSVTMPFKTDVLDYIDVFDVSVKHCQSCNTLVFNNNKITGYNTDGLGLLNLLKRKNIALQNTHVAIVGSGGAAMAIATTFAYAGARISIFNRTEANAKKLAELCNGHAFPLNSLSENHNIDILILCLPPNVEIPEVLSPVIIDINTLPKESDYTRKAKTQGCRILYGYEMFAEQALLQFSLWFSEKLSEEDSQKFRISVENIVNAM; encoded by the coding sequence ATGTTATGTGCAACAATTAGCGGTCCTTCTTTTTCTGAAGCGAAACAACAACTTTTGCACTCGTTATCGCTAGTAGATAGTATAGAGTTGCGTATCGATTGTCTTTTATCTCTATCATCAGATCAGCTGAAACATTTGGTTTTTTTAGCAAAGAAACCTATTCTTACATTAAAAAAGCACGCTAGCTTATCTGAGTCGGAATGGGTAGAACGCACCATGGAACTAGCAAAATTACAACCTGATTATCTCGATATCGATAAAGATTTTCCTAAAGAAGCTTTAAGAGATATCCAAAATCAATATCCTAATATAAAAATTATTCTTTCTTATCATAGCCAAACCTCAGAATACGTTCCGAATCTTTATAATGACATGCTAAAACAACAAGCGGATCATTATAAAATCGCAATCACTTCAACCAAATCCGTGGATACCCTCCGTTATATACAAATAAAAAAACATCTTCCCGAAAACACTACGCTACTTTGCATGGGAAATGAAGGAATCGCTTCTCGCATTCTTTCGCCAGTAATGAAAAATGCTATTAATTATGCTTCAGCAATAAACGCTCCCAAAGTAGCTCCAGGGCAACTTTCTATAGAAGATCTATTAGCATATAACTATGCCAACCTCTCTTCAGAAGCGAGTATCTATGGTCTTATTGGTAATCCTGTAGATCGCAGTATCAGTCATCTTTCCCATAATAAACTATTCTCAGAACTGAATATGAAGATGAGTTACATAAAAATTCTTCTAACATCTCAAGAGCTTAAAGAATTTTTCTCCCTAACGCGAAATCTCCCTTTTCGAGGACTTAGTGTAACTATGCCCTTTAAAACCGATGTTCTTGACTATATCGATGTTTTTGATGTTTCTGTAAAACATTGCCAGTCTTGCAATACTCTGGTTTTCAATAATAATAAGATCACGGGATACAATACAGACGGTTTAGGACTATTAAATCTCTTGAAACGCAAAAATATTGCCTTACAAAATACACACGTAGCTATTGTAGGTTCTGGAGGAGCAGCAATGGCTATAGCAACGACATTTGCTTATGCAGGAGCTCGTATTAGTATCTTCAACCGGACAGAAGCTAATGCTAAAAAACTCGCTGAGTTATGTAATGGGCATGCATTTCCTTTAAACTCTCTATCAGAAAATCATAACATAGATATTCTAATTTTATGCCTTCCTCCTAATGTGGAAATCCCAGAAGTCTTATCTCCTGTAATTATCGATATCAATACATTGCCTAAAGAATCCGACTACACAAGAAAAGCTAAAACGCAAGGATGCCGTATCCTTTACGGATATGAGATGTTTGCAGAGCAAGCTCTACTACAATTTTCTTTATGGTTTTCTGAAAAACTCTCTGAAGAGGATAGCCAGAAATTCCGTATTAGCGTGGAAAATATTGTTAATGCGATGTAA